From the Exiguobacterium marinum DSM 16307 genome, the window GCCCGGGTCAAGACGAACTACATCTTTTTCGGCTATGGGCCTGGTAAGTTCTTAGAGGCGACGGACGCATATAAGACAGAACGACTCGATCCAATTCTCAAGACACTTGAGTCAATGAATAGATCGACGGATGAACTGTTGCTCCCGTCGGGTGGGGACCAGGTGCTCGTGCGTGAGCATTTCCCTGAGGCCGTTCGTCGTTTGAACGAAATGGACCGAGAGCGGACGTATCAACTGTCTGACTACGAGACGTTCATGGAAGCGGCGTTTGCGAGAGAGATTCCAAACACGATTGAAGGCGAGCTGATTGCCTCACAAAAGTCACGGATGCACCACACAATCCGTTCGCAGCGCGTCGACTTGAAGCAAGGGAACTATGCGGTCGAGACGAAACTGATTGACCAGCTTGAGCCGCTCGGTGTCATCGCTGAATCTCTCGGATTCCGATATCCGAAGGCGTGGATTAATCAAGTGTGGAAAGAACTGTTCGACGTCCATTCCCATGATTCGATTGGGGGTTGCAATTCGGACGCGACGAATGATGACATCAAGAAAAGGATTGAAAAATGTGAGCGAATCGTCGATGGGCTGATCAATTTGCTGAAGAAACAGATCGCCCGTGCCGTCGACGTGCCAACAGGAGAGCTCGTCTTGTTCTTCAACTATGTCCCAAAACAGCGCACGCTGATTGAAGACGTCGTCGTCTTTACGAACGAATCGGATGTCGGGCTCGTGACGTTTGACGGCGACACGGTCAACACCGTCATCCGCGAGCAAAGTTATGTGAGCGGTGGCAAGAAAATCGTCGTCACGGCAGATGGCGAGAAAGAAGTTGAAGTGCCAGGCTATTACCGGACGGTGCTCGCGGCTGAAGTCACATTGCCGAGCCTAGGGTACGCGGCATACCGAATCGTGAACGAGACGAAGGCGACACTTGGCGCGACGGACGTGGCACGGATCGAAAATGACCAACTGGCCGTCACGTTCGCAGAAGGACGTGTCACGATGAAGGCCGGAACACATGATGTCGAACTGTTCACGTTCGAAGATACGGCGGACACGGGCGACTCGTATGATTACTCACCGCTCGTCGGTGAGACACCGATCACGACAGCACAGGCTGAACTAATCGACGTCTCCGAGAGCGATCTCGTATCAACGATGACCGTTAAGCACACATGGTCGCTCCCAATCGATTTAGAGGCAAGGGGAACGGACAAGTTGAAGCAACAGACGATCGTGACGAAACTTGAGGTGCGTCAAGGCGAAGCGTTCGTTCGTGTGAACCACGAGATTGATAACGACGTCAAAGACCATCGTGTCCGTGTCTTGTTTCCATGGGCGCTTGAACGCACATTCGCCGACCAAGCATACACGGCGCTTGAGCGAAAGCAAAACCCGCGTGCCACCGTCTGGAAAGAAGAGAAGTATGCCGAGAAGCCCGTCTCGATTTATCCACTCGAGAATTACGTGGTCGCGGAAGGCGGCGCCGCACTCGGCGTCATCACCCAAGGGCTAAAAGAGTATGAACATCTCGATGACGGTCTCGCGCTCACGTTGTTCCGCTCTGTCGGCTTGCTTGGGAAAGACAATCTCGCTTGGCGCCCTGGTCGCGCTTCGGGAATCAACAATAAAGTCGTCGAGACGCCTGACGCGCAAATGCTTGGACATATGAGTTTCGACTACGCAGTCGGCGTCGCGGACTGCTTCGACGCGGTTGACTGGACAGAACGGACCGAAACGTATAAAGCGAATCGTGCCAGCTACCATAAACAATCGCTCAACACGTTCGAGGAACGGTTGGAGCGCTTCGAGATTCCGCAGCCGGTCGATCATGTCCCGGCGACTTACTCGCTCTTGACGACAAGTCACTTCGTATCGGCCATCAAACAAGGTGCGGACGGCGGACGGATCGTTCGACTGTTCAACCCGTCAAGCGAGGATGTCCCGCTCCACATCGAGACGGCAGGGACAATCCAACATGTCTCGCTCGCGGAGATTGAAGTGGACGCGCAAGACGTCATCAAGGCACACGGATATACCACGCTACACATCAAGGAGGAAACCTCATGAACTGGACTGTGATCGAACAACATTTACGCTTTGTGTATAAAGAACGGGCCGATGAGGCGGTGGAAGGGATGTGCGCGCTCGTCGACCGCTTTGAACAGGTCTCGTTTGACAAGACGTCGCCGCTCACGGAGAAGAACGTCTACTTGATCACGTATGGGGACGCGATTCAACGGAAAGGTGAGGTTCCGCTGCAGACGCTCCATCGCTTCTTGAACCGAGAAGCAAAAGGTGTCATTACGGACGTGCATCTGTTGCCGATGTTCCCTTACACGTCCGATGATGGTTTCTCGGTCACGGATTACCGTGCCATCAACCCGGACTACGGGACGTGGCAAGACATTGTCTCATTCTCTCATGACTTCCGGCTCATGTATGACTTCGTCGCCAACCACTTGTCGAAATCGAGTGACTGGTTCAAAGGCTATGTCGCCGGTGACGAACGCTACGCAGAATTCTTTATCCCGGAAGACCCGTCGTTCGATGCGAGCCGTGTCGTGCGACCCCGTACGTCACCGTTGATTCATACGTACGGCGAGAAAACAGCGTGGACGACGTTCAGTGAAGATCAAGTCGATGTGAACGTGGCACACATCCCGGCGTTTCTTGAGTTGACGGACGTGCTCCTCGATTACTTGGCGAAAGGGGCGTCCTCAATCCGCCTCGATGCCATCGGTTTCCTGTGGAAAGAATCAGGGACGACGTGTATCCATTTGCCGGAGACGCATGCCTTGATTCAAGTGTGGCGTGAACTCGTCGACCACTTCAAACCGGGCGCACAGATTATCACGGAGACGAACGTGCCACACCAAGAGAATATCAGTTACTTTGGGAGCGGGAACGACGAAGCGAACCAAGTGTACCAATTCTCACTTCCGCCACTCGTGCTCTACAGCTATACGACAAACGATGCGACGAAGCTCTCTGACTGGGCGCGACAAATCAAACCGGTATCGGAGACGGCGACATACTTCAACTTCCTCGCGTCACACGATGGCATCGGTATGCGCCCGACCGAAGGGATTTTAGACGAGACAGACCGCCAACTCCTCGTCGACAAGGTCGTCCACAACCATGGACGTGTGTCCTATAAATCGAACCCGGACGGCAGCCAGACGGTATATGAGTTGAACATCAACTACATGGATGCGCTTGCGAATGCTGGCGAGGAAGACACACCGCTCCATACTCAAAAAATGTTGTCCGCTCATAGCATCCTTCTCTCCGTCGTCGGTGTGCCCGCGATTTATTATCATTCGCTGTTCGGCTCGCAAAACGATGAGGCAGCAGTCGAATCGAGCGGTATCAATCGTCGCATCAACCGTGAGAAACTCGACGCGGACACGCTCCATGAGGAGCTCGAGAGCGATGCACGCCGTCGCAACGTGTTCAGTGGTCTGAAGCATATGATCTCTCTTCGTGGTCAATACGATGCGTTCAGTCCTTATGCCGATCAAGACGTTCTCGATTTGGACACGCGTGTCTTCGCGGTGAAGCGGACCGGTGCGACGTCGACGATTGTCGCGGTCGCCAACGTCAGTCCGGAGACGGTCGAGTTGGACCTGTCCGGAAATAACGTCTTCAAGGACACGACAGACCCGATCACGCTCCAACCATATGGTTTTGCCTGGATTGAGGTGTGACATGCGGGTCATCTGTGCGATTGATTCATTCAAAGGCTCGCTTTCTTCACGGGAGGTCGGGGAAGCGGCCGCAAACGGAGCGATTCGGGCCGGCGCGGAAGCGGTCGTCTTCCCTATCGCTGATGGGGGCGAAGGGACGCTCGAGGCACTAATGAGTTTTTTGCCCCATGAGCTAGTTCATGTCATGGCAGAAGATTTGATGCATCGACCGTTCGAGTCGAGCTACGCTCGGTTCGGCGACTTCGCACTCATCGAATGTGCGGAGACGCTCGGTATCACTAAATTCACCCCTGGCCCTGAGTTCGTCCCATATGTGAGCAGTTACGGTCTCGGGCAACAGATCAAAGACGCTTTGCCGGCCGCGCGAATCGTCGTCACCCTCGGTGGGAGTGGGACGACGGACGGGGGGACGGGGATGCTCCAAGCGCTCGGAGCTGTCTTTACTAGTAATGGGCGCGTTATTCCGCACGATACGAACCCTCTATGGACGTTTGATGACGTCGATTTGTCGGGACTCGATTCCAGGTTGCAGTCGACAGAACTGGTCATCGCGACCGACGTCACGAACCCACTCGACGGAGAGACAGGAGCGGCACACGTCTTCGCCGCCCAAAAAGGAGCCATGGTCGAACAGATTCAACGGTTGGACCGTCAACTTGACTTACTTGGACATAAGCTCGGGGATATCGCTGACATCCAGGGAAGTGGAGCGGCAGGAGGTCTTGGGGCAGGCTTGCTCGCGCTTGGCGGTCGCATTATCTCCGGATTTGACTGGGTAGCAGAGACGATTGGTCTGAGAGAGGCAAGCCTTGGAGCGGATTTGATTATCACAGGAGAAGGGCGAATCGACCACCAGTCCGCCAAAGGCAAAGTACCGGTCGGTGTAGCGAGACTTGGTCAAGAGCTCGATGTC encodes:
- a CDS encoding glycoside hydrolase family 38 N-terminal domain-containing protein, with the translated sequence MKTGKPNVHVVPHSHWDREWYFTIEDSNVLLVENLDRLLDVLEGDPTYVSYVFDGQVSIVEEYLKIRPEERDRMKRFITERRLFVGPWYTQTDTLLVNRESIIRNLLYGTRIAKAMGHSMNVGYLPDIFGQNAYLPSFFKDFGIDYSVLQRGIYHDEIKGDLNFHWQSPDGARVKTNYIFFGYGPGKFLEATDAYKTERLDPILKTLESMNRSTDELLLPSGGDQVLVREHFPEAVRRLNEMDRERTYQLSDYETFMEAAFAREIPNTIEGELIASQKSRMHHTIRSQRVDLKQGNYAVETKLIDQLEPLGVIAESLGFRYPKAWINQVWKELFDVHSHDSIGGCNSDATNDDIKKRIEKCERIVDGLINLLKKQIARAVDVPTGELVLFFNYVPKQRTLIEDVVVFTNESDVGLVTFDGDTVNTVIREQSYVSGGKKIVVTADGEKEVEVPGYYRTVLAAEVTLPSLGYAAYRIVNETKATLGATDVARIENDQLAVTFAEGRVTMKAGTHDVELFTFEDTADTGDSYDYSPLVGETPITTAQAELIDVSESDLVSTMTVKHTWSLPIDLEARGTDKLKQQTIVTKLEVRQGEAFVRVNHEIDNDVKDHRVRVLFPWALERTFADQAYTALERKQNPRATVWKEEKYAEKPVSIYPLENYVVAEGGAALGVITQGLKEYEHLDDGLALTLFRSVGLLGKDNLAWRPGRASGINNKVVETPDAQMLGHMSFDYAVGVADCFDAVDWTERTETYKANRASYHKQSLNTFEERLERFEIPQPVDHVPATYSLLTTSHFVSAIKQGADGGRIVRLFNPSSEDVPLHIETAGTIQHVSLAEIEVDAQDVIKAHGYTTLHIKEETS
- a CDS encoding glycerate kinase, with the translated sequence MRVICAIDSFKGSLSSREVGEAAANGAIRAGAEAVVFPIADGGEGTLEALMSFLPHELVHVMAEDLMHRPFESSYARFGDFALIECAETLGITKFTPGPEFVPYVSSYGLGQQIKDALPAARIVVTLGGSGTTDGGTGMLQALGAVFTSNGRVIPHDTNPLWTFDDVDLSGLDSRLQSTELVIATDVTNPLDGETGAAHVFAAQKGAMVEQIQRLDRQLDLLGHKLGDIADIQGSGAAGGLGAGLLALGGRIISGFDWVAETIGLREASLGADLIITGEGRIDHQSAKGKVPVGVARLGQELDVPVVALAGSVGMELGDFANQFAGVFSIQSTCRPLDEAMLPHIARAEIERSAEQIVRLRRA
- a CDS encoding alpha-amylase family glycosyl hydrolase is translated as MNWTVIEQHLRFVYKERADEAVEGMCALVDRFEQVSFDKTSPLTEKNVYLITYGDAIQRKGEVPLQTLHRFLNREAKGVITDVHLLPMFPYTSDDGFSVTDYRAINPDYGTWQDIVSFSHDFRLMYDFVANHLSKSSDWFKGYVAGDERYAEFFIPEDPSFDASRVVRPRTSPLIHTYGEKTAWTTFSEDQVDVNVAHIPAFLELTDVLLDYLAKGASSIRLDAIGFLWKESGTTCIHLPETHALIQVWRELVDHFKPGAQIITETNVPHQENISYFGSGNDEANQVYQFSLPPLVLYSYTTNDATKLSDWARQIKPVSETATYFNFLASHDGIGMRPTEGILDETDRQLLVDKVVHNHGRVSYKSNPDGSQTVYELNINYMDALANAGEEDTPLHTQKMLSAHSILLSVVGVPAIYYHSLFGSQNDEAAVESSGINRRINREKLDADTLHEELESDARRRNVFSGLKHMISLRGQYDAFSPYADQDVLDLDTRVFAVKRTGATSTIVAVANVSPETVELDLSGNNVFKDTTDPITLQPYGFAWIEV